The DNA segment CGCCGTTCGGGCCGTAGGTCACGCCGCCGTCGTTGTATGGCGCCTCGGCGAAGACCGTCGCGGTCCCCGAAAACCCGTTGATATGGCCCGACCCGTCGCGCGTGATGCCGATCTCATAGAGTTGGCCTCCAGCGGTGTTGGCCGAGCCGCCGATGAGCAATCGGTCCGTCGTCCCCGCCAGCAGGGTCAAACCCCCGTAGAGGGGAACCACACCTGGGACCGATCCCAGAGAAGTGAAACTGTAGTTACCCGAATAGTAGGGATCGATCGTCTGCGCGCCGGCGGTCGCCTGCAACGCCAAGAGACCCAACATCGCCATGGGCACCCGAACGTGATTCTTGAACACTTTGAACCTCCTTCCTCATGCAAACAAATCTGTCAGTACAGATCACCTTCATCATATCGCACATTTGTAAGAAAGTCGGCGTGTCTCATGCCTCAACCCCCGTGATCGAGGAGAAACGCCTTGAGCTCGGGGTGTTCGGCGGCGATGTCGGTCGCGGTCTGGCCGCGCTCGGTCGGGCGCTTGGGATCGGCGCCGCGGTCGATGAGGAGGCGCGCCGCCTCCCGATGCCCGTTCTGCGCCGCGCCGTGCAACGCCGTAAACCCACCCTCCTGCGGCGCGTCGACTTCGGCGCCGGCGTCCAGGACGACCCGCAGGCATTCAAGGTTGCGGCCGAACACCGCGGAGTGGAGCGGGGCCACACCGCCCAGAGCCTCGGAACGCTGGTTCGGGTCGGCGCCCGCTTCGATCAACGCCTTCGCCACCTCCGGGTGCCCGAAGGCGACAGCGAGACAGAGCGGGGTGAATCCGTCGGGCGAGAGCTCCGCATAGTGGTCCGGGGCGAGACGGGTCACCGTGTCGAGATGGCCGACCGCGCACGCGGTCCAGAAATCGAGCTTCGCACCGAGTTCGATGAGCTTCTCGACCGCCGACCGGTGTCCATGGTAGGCCGCGGCCAGAACGACGGGGAGGCCCTGCTCGTTCACCGCGTCGACGCTGGCAGGATCTTCGGCTGCGCAGCGCGCGATCGCGTCCAAATCCCCCTTGCGGGCCGCGTCCATCATCGCCTTGTGCTCGATCACGACGATTCCATCCCCAACTCGCGCAGTCGAGCGAGCCTCTCCTCGAACGCCGGATCGTCGCCCAACGTGTCGGCCAGCTTCTCCGCCGCCTTGGCAAACCAAGGCGCCGCCTCCGCCTTCCGCCCAAGTTCGAGAAGGCACTCGGCCCTCTCCTCGTGGGCGTATCCCGTCGGGTCCTCGTCGACGAGCTCGACCTGCATGGCAAGAGCCTCCTCCAAGCGCCCCAACGAGCGCAGGCATCGGGCTACACACCACCGGGCGATGGCCTCGGTGCGCGGATCTCCCAATTCCCGACGTGCGCGAAGGGCCTCCTCGAACTTGGAAAGCGCTTCGTCGTAGCGACCCTGGTCGTGGAGCGTCCAGCCCATGTTGTTTGCGAGGCTCGCCCGCCATCGCCGCGCATTCGGGTCGGGCGAAGCCAAGGCCAGGGCGAGGGCCTTCTCGTTCCAGCCCATCTGTTCGGCGGTGGGCGAAGCGATGGCCACCATGTGCGCCGCGTCCACCGCCAGCGCGTCCTGACCCGTCTCGGTTGCCACGTTCCACGCCTCGACGAACAGCGGCCGGGCCTGTTCGGGATCCCCTCCCGAGTTGCACGCCCGCCCGCGTTCAAGCAGGTAACGAACACGCAACCGAGGCGAGGGATCGGGAAGTTCGACGACTTCGTCCAGCAAGGCGTGCGCGTCGTCGAAGCGCCGCTGCAACCCGAGGGAGCGTGCCAACTGGGTCTTGAGTTCGGCTTGAAGCTCCGGCGCCTCAGCTTGGATCAGAGCCTTGCGAAACCGGTCTTCGGAGGCCGCCGGATCGTTGAAATCCCACAGAGCATCGATGTCCATCGCCGCGATGGATTTCGACGCGCGCTGCGCCGGTCCTTCCGTCAGCCCCCCCGACATACGACAGACGACGGACGACCGACGAACTCAAAGCCTCTCGATGCGCCGGGCGAGTTCGAAGTCGTAGGGGCTCAGCCCGCCCACGGCGTGGGTGTTCATCGACACGAACACCTTCTTGTAGCCGATCGAGATGTCGGGGTGATGGTCCAACTCCTCGGCAGCCTGGCCGATCTTCGCGGCGAACGCCACCCCGTCCAGATAGCGGTCGAATTCAAACGTCTTGGCGAGATGGCCGTCGATCGCCAGCCACCCATCCAGGAGATTCACCTCCCGCTCCACCTGCTCGTCGCTCAGCTTCACGTACTCGAGATCTGCCATGGCCAGAGGTAGAATAGCACGACAGCGAGGCCTCGCCCAACCCACTGATTCGACCGTCGGCGACCGCCCGTTCGCTGTCGAAAAGGATCAGAAACGACATGTCAACGACGACTCCAAACCTCGCTCTTTCCGACGTCCTGGCCAGCGCCACCCTGCATGCCAACCTGCCCACGGCCGAGCTTGTCGAGCACGCGGTTCGCAGCGGCGACCTTCTCGCCGCCAGCGGCGCGCTCGTGGCGTACACCGGCAAGTACACCGGGCGCACGCCCAAGGACAAAGTGACCGTCCGCGAGCCGGGCAGCGAAGCTAACATCTGGTGGGACAACAACGCCGAAATCTCCCCCGAAGTCTTCGCGCGCCTGATGGACAAGGCCCACGCGTACATGCGCGGAAAGGACCTCTACGTGGTCGATACCTACGGGGGAGCCGACCCCAACCACCGCATCCGAGCCCGCTTCATCGTCGAACGACCCTACCACGCGTTGTTCATCAAGCAGCTTCTCCTGCGTCCCACCGACTCGGAATTGGCGACTTACGAGCCGGATTGGACCGTCATCGACCTGTGCTACCTCGAGGCGGACCCCGCGACAGACGGCACGCGAGGCGAGGCCTCGATCGCCCTGAACTTCGCGGAGAAAACCGTGCTCATCCTTGGCACGCAGTACGCGGGCGAGATGAAGAAATCGGTGTTCACCGTCCTCAACTATCTCCTGCCGCTGAAGGGCGTGCTGAGCATGCACTGTTCGGCCAACATCGGCCAGAACGGCGACACCGCGCTGTTCTTTGGGCTCTCGGGCACGGGCAAGACCACCCTCTCCGCCGACCCCGGCCGAGGGCTCATTGGAGACGACGAGCACGGCTGGGACGATCGGGGCGTTTTCAACTTCGAAGGCGGCTGCTACGCGAAGTGCATCAAGCTGAGCAAGGAGGGCGAACCCCAGATTTGGGACGCGATCCGGTTCGGCGCGGTGCTGGAGAACGTCCCGCTGGACGACCACCGCGTGCCGGACTTCGACGACAGCACGCTCACCGAAAACACGCGCTGCGCGTACCCCATCGAGTTCATCGAAAACGCCGTCCGACCGAGCATCGGCGGACATCCCAGGAACATCGTCTTTCTCACGGCCGACGCGTTCGGCGTCCTGCCTCCGATCTCCAAACTCACTCCGGAACAGGCGATGTACCATTTCCTCAACGGGTACACGGCCAAGGTCGCGGGCACCGAGGCGGGCGTCACCGAGCCCCAGGCGACGTTCTCCACGTGCTTCGGCGCGCCCTTCCTGCCGCTGAGGCCGAAGGTCTATGCCGAACTCCTCGGCCAGAAGATCGAAAAGCACGGAGTGCAGGTGTGGCTCGTGAACACGGGCTGGACCGGCGGTCCCTACGGGGTTGGCAACCGCATGAAGCTCGCGCACACCCGCGCGATGCTCCACGCCGCCCTGGCGGGTCAGCTCGATGGATCGCACTACACGGTCGACCCTGTGTTCGGGCTCTCGATCCCCACCTCGTGCCCGAACGTGCCGGACGACGTGCTCGTGCCCCGCAAAACGTGGGCCGACAAAGAGGCGTACGACGCGAAGGCGCGCGAGCTGCACGCGATGTTCGAGACCAACTACAAGAAGTTCGTGTAGACCTGGGGGAGTGTCCCTGGAGGGCCTAGTAGACTGCCGCCTATGGTCGCTCTGCTTGCCCTCGGCTGCGTCTTGCACGCCACCCCGTTCGACTTCTACACCGACGGACCCTATCGGAAGGACGTTCCCCGTCCCGAGTCGATCCTCGGGTACGAGGCGGGGGCGCGCCAGACGACGTACCGAGACCAGGAGCGGGTGGTGCTCGGCATCGCCGGGAAAGCCACCGACCGCGTGCGCGCCGTCGAGTTCGGCAAGAGCACGGAGGGCCGGCCGTTGCGCGTGTTCGCCATCAGCTCCCCGAAGAACATCGCGCGCCTCGAGGAGCTGCGGAAGGAAAATGCCGCCATCGCCTCCGGCAAGACGCCGGCCAAGCCCGACAGCCCCGCGTTCGTGTGGATCAACGAGTGCATCCACGGGAATGAACCCGCCTCTTTCGAGTCCGGCATGTGGCTGCTCTACACCCTGGCCGCCTCGAACGCACCGGAAACCCTCGCCACGCTGGACCACGTCGTGGTGCTGCTCAACCCCGTCTACAACCCCGACGGACACGAGCGGTTCGCCGTCTGGTCCAACTCCGTCGCCGTCGGCAGCAGTGCCCGGGGCGCGTTCGAAGACCTGGAACCGAGCGTGATCGGGGGGCGCACCAACCACTACCGGTTCGACCTCAACCGCGATCGCGTGGCGTTCTCGCAAGAGGAGACCCGCGCGGAAGTCGCCGAGTTCCTGCGGTGGAACCCCCAGGTCTACGCCGACCAGCACGGCCAGACGCGCACTTACTTCTTCCCTCCCAACCCCATGTCGGTGAACGCCAACGCCGACCGCGCCCGCATCGAGAAGTGGACCGACACGTTCGGCCGCGCCCTCTCGCGCGCGTTCGATTCCAACCAGTGGGAGTACAACATCCGCGACGCGTTCGATCTGTACTACGCGGGCTACTTGGATTCCTGGACAAGTCTCGCGGGCGCGATCGGCATGACCCATGAGACCGACGGCGGAAACACGTTGGCGATGGAGCGCGAGGACGGGACGGTCTGGACCTTCCGCGACGGGATCGCCAAACACTTCGTCAGCGCGCGCACGCTCATCGCCACGGCGGCCGCCAAGCACGAGGAGCTCCTCGCCTCGTTTTCTCGGTTCAAATCGCAGATCGTGGACGGAACCGCCTTGGGCTCGTTCCGCCGCGTCGTGGTCGAGTCCGAAGACCCCCGCCCCCTCCAGCGCCTGGCACGGCAGCTTGCCCGCTCCGGCATCGTCGCCCGGGTCGCGGGCAAATCCTTCGAGCAGCCCGACGCCCACGACTACTGGGCGGACGAGGTCGGCTCCCACACGGTGCCGGCCGGCGCCCTCGTGATCGATCTCCAGCAGCCCCAGGGCGCCATCGCCAAAGCCCTGCTGGAGCCGGGGTCGGACTTTGAAGAGGCGTTCACCCGCGAACAGATTCGAAAACGCAACGCCGAGAAGGGGGGCGAACAGTACCCCGGCGAAGAGGGCGCGGACTTCTACGACACGACGGCGTGGTGCCTGATCTACGCCCAGAACCTCGATGCTTGGTGGAGCGCCTCCACGCCCGACTTCCAGGACGCGTCACAGCCCACCGCACCAGCGAAGGTGGCGGAGTCGGCGATCGGCTGGGCGCGGCTCTACACCGATCGGGAGGATCTCCTCGATGCCGCACGGTTGCTCCGGGACGGCGTGCGCGTTCAGATCAGCGAGAAACCGATGCGGCTGGACGGCCGGACGTACCCTCGCGGCACCCTCCTCGTCCTGCGCGCGCGCAACGAGGACGGCGTGCGGGAAAAGCTGGGTGCTTCGGGCCTTTGGATCCCTCTCCGGTCCGGCTACCCCGATGCGGGCAAGGACGCGCTCGGCTCCTCCGGCGTCCGCTCGTTGCGCAAGCCCGAGATCGGGATCGTGTTCGGCGATCGCGACTGGATGGGCGGCGCGGGGTCTCTCTGGTATCTGATGGAGCGCGAGTTCCGCTTGCCGTTCACGCCGCTGTCGGCCTCCGCGCTGAACGGCGACCTCTCGCGCTACACGTGCCTCGTGTTCCCCCGGGGCCGCTACGACGGCGTCTACGAGAACTTGAAGAAGTGGATCCAAGAGGGGGGCAACGCGGTGGTGCTCGGGTCGCCCCAATGGGTGAACCGGGACAAGGCCCTCGGCGGATTGGAGACCCGCGACGGCGCCGACCTGCCGGGCGCGCTGGTGCAGGGGACGCTGGACCTTCGGTTCCCCTGGGCGTTTGGCTACCGTTCGGAGCGGATCGCGCTGCCGGTCTCGGGCGGCACGTTCTTCCTGCCCAAAGAGGAGGGTGGGGCCGTGGTTCGGCTCCCGTCCAAACCGAAGGTGTTGAGCGGATGGGTGTGGCCCGACGAGACCGAGAACGACCTCTCGGGCATCGTGTGGCTGCACGACCAGCCCGTAGGCCGCGGGCACGTGCTGCTGTTCACCAAGGACCCGACCGACCGGGCGTTGTGGCCAGGGCTCGAGAAGCTGCTGCTCAACTCGATCCTGCTCTAGGCGCAAAACACGCTAAGATTCGAACGTGAGAAAACTCTGGGGAGGAGCGTTCGCCGAGGGGAGCGACGCGCTGGTCGATCGGTTCGGACAGAGCATCGAGACCGACCTGCGCTTCTGGCGCGAGGACGTGCTCGGGTCGATCGCGCACGCCCGCATGCTCGGCGAGACGGGCATTCTTTCCTTGGAGGAGGCTTCGCATCTGGTGCGCGGGCTGGAGACCATCCTCAGCGAAGGCCCGCAGCGCCTCCCCCGAGACGTCGAGGACGTGCACACCGCCGTCGAGATGCGCCTGGGCGAGCTCGAGGGCGAGGTCGCCGCGAAGCTGCACACGGCGCGGAGCCGAAACGACCAGGTGGCGACCGACACGCGCCTCGTGCTTCGCGTGCGGTTCGACGGTCTGCTGGGCGGCGTCAAACGGCTCCAAGAGACGCTTCTTGCCCAAGGGAGGCGCCACAAGGGGGCGCTGATGCCCGGCTGCACGCACCAGCAGCACGCCCAGCCCATCACCCTCGGCTACCATCTGCTCGCGCATTTCTGGGCGCTCCAACGCCAGGGCTGGCGCTTGGAGAACGTCGTCCGCGTCGCCAACTACTGCCCCTTGGGCTCGGCCGCGCTCGCCGGAACCGGCTTTCCGATCGACCGCCACGCGACGTCCCAAGCCCTGGGATTCACCGCGCCCATCCCCAGCGCGCTCGATGCCACGAGCGACCGCTCCTATGTGCTCGACGCCCTCCACGTCTGCGCGTCGCTGATGCTCGACCTGAGCCGGATGGCGCAGGAGCTGGTCGTCTGGTCGGGCCCCGAGTTCGGGTTCGTCCGACTGGCCGATGCGGTGACCACCGGGTCGAGCATCATGCCCCAGAAGCGCAATCCCGACATGGCCGAACTGGTCCGCGGCCGCGCCGGACGGGCGCTCGGCAACTGGACGGCGTTTGCCGCCACGATGAAAGCCCTGCCGCTGGGCTACAACCGCGACACCCAAGACGACAAGCCGGGACTCTTCGAATCGATCGACCTCGCGCGCGACTCGCTGGCGCTGGTGCACCTCATGGTCGAGGGGGCCGAGTGGCAGACGCGCCGCATGCGCGAGGCCTGCAAGGGCGACTTCTCGACCGCTACCGACCTCGCGGATGCGCTCGCCGCGGGCGGCATGCCGTTCCGACAGGCTCACGAAGTGGTGGGGCGCGCCGTCCGTGCCTGCATCGAGCGCGGGTGGACGCTCGATCGTTTGGATGCCGAACGATTGGCGATCGTGGCGCCCGAGGCTCCGCCCGAGGTGCTGGAAGCTCTGAAGGCGGAGCGCAGCGTCCGCGCGAGGGAGTCGTTCGGAGGCACCGGACCCCGCGCGTTCGGTACGCAGTTTCGACGGGCGGGATTGTTGCTCCGGAGAGAGGGATTTCATGAGCCCTACTGACGGCGTGCGCTTCCGCGAGTACACCGACGCCCAGGATCGGGAACAAGCTGCCGAACTGCTGTCGCTGGTGTACCGATCGGGCGAGCCGTTGCCCGAGGACCGACCCCTGGTCGAAGGCGACGGCCACGCCTACGTGGCGGAGCGCGACGGTCGCATCCTCGCCTACTTCGAGGTGCTCCCGATGCGCGCCACGATGCCCCGCCACCCCGTTCGCTGCGCGGGCATCGCCGCCGTCGCGGTTCGGCCGGAGGCCCGCGGCGGCGGTCTGGGCCGGGAGATGATGCGCTGGTCGCTTCCCCGCCTGCGCGAACGCGGCTACGCGATGGCCTCGCTTTACGCGTTCCGCGAGAGCTTCTACCGGCCGGTGGGGTACGAGGTGGTCGGCAGGCGTTTCCGCATCGTCTGCCCTCAGTCGCGGCTGCCCTCCGTCGCCAGTCCTCTGGAGGTGCGGGCGATGGACGAGGAGGGCTGGACGCTGGCCGCGCCGGTCTACGAGGCGTTCGCCTCGAACTACTCGGGCATGAACCTCCGCTCGCCGGACCAGTGGAAGACCGTGACGCGCGGGACCGGCGGCAAGACCCGTTTGTTCGTGATCGGAGACCCGGCGGAGGCGTACGCCGTGGTGCATCTTCAGAGCGCGTTTTGGGAGCAACAGGCGGTTTCGGAAGTGGCCTGGTCGTCGGGGGCTGGTTACAACGGGTTGCTCGCGTTCTTCCGTTCTCTGGCCTCGAACAAGTCGGCCTTGGCTTGGTACGAGCCGGGCGACTCGCCCTTCCTCGCGCGTTCGCTGGACCAAGGGGTGCAGGTTTCTCTCGAGCGGTGGATGACGAGCCGCGTGCTCGACGTACCCACCGTGCTCGCGGCCCTTCAGCCGGCGGGCGAGGGCTCGTTGGGAATCGACGTGCTCGACCCCGAGCTTCCCGAGAACGCCGGCCAGTGGACGGTGAGCTGGTCGGAGGACGGGATGGAGACGGTCCGGGGCGGGACCCCCGAAGCGTCGGCGTCCATCGGCGCCCTCACGCAAGCCGCGCACGGGGAGCCGTGTGCGGAAGAGTTGGTTATCGCGGGCGTGATGCAGTGCCAACCCGAGGCCCGCCGGCGCCTTCAAACCCTCTTCCCACGCGGCCGCGCGTACTGCATGGACTTCTTCTAATATGGGAGTGCGTGACCTTGGTCGTCGCCCTGACTGAGTCGGGTTTGCCCGACTTCTGACTCGCGGCGAGCCGCTCGGGGACAGGGCGACGCGCGAGCGCGCGCACTCCCATACGCTTACAGCGCTTGGATCGCTTCCAGCCCACCGGCCACGTTGGAGGCGTCGATCCCGTGGCGCCTCAGGAAGCTGGTGGCCACCATGGACCGGCCGCCTCCCTGGCAGAACACTCCGACCGGCCTTGAGCGGTCGATCTCAGACAACCGGCCCGCCAGCTCCACGAGGGGAATCAGCTTCGCCTCGGCCACCTCGCCTTGTGCGAGTTCCGCCCGGCCCCTCACGTCGAGCCCAGCCATCGACCCATCCCGCAGCCGTTCCAGGTACGCGTTGGGCTCGATCATGGGCAAGGGGCCCGTGCGGCCAAGCCGGCGCATGGCCCAAAGCGCGGGCGCGGCTTCGAACCAGCCGAACACCCCCTCCAATCCGATCTTGAGCATCACCGCCGCCGCCTCCCGCGCCTGGCCCTCGTCGACTGCGATGAGATAGACGGGCGCCTTCTCGTCCAGCAGCGAGCCCGCCTCCTTGGCAAACGCGTCGTCGAGCGGCATCCCCACGGTCCCCTTCACATGCTCGGCCTCGAACGGATCGTAGTAGCGCACGTCGACCACCGTCGCGCCGGAGTCCAGCACGCTCGGAAGGCGCGAAGCTCCATACTGCGGAGGCGCGGCGAGCTTCCCCACGAGGGACGGACCCTCCTTGTTCACCCGCTTCATCGTGGCGAAGTAGCGAGGGGGTTCGGGCTGATCGCTCAGCACCTCGGCGACGAACGAACCTTCGTCGCCCTTGAAGGCCCAGTTCGTCGCCATCTCGTATCCCAGGGTCGTTTCGGGCAGTCCACCCAGCGCCTTGCCACACGCCGAACCCGCGCCGTGGCCGGGCCAGACCAGCAGGTCGTTGCGGAGCTTCCTCACCTTGGCCAGGGAGCCGAACAACGTTTCGGCCCCGACCCGCATCGTGTCTTTGACGCCTGCAGCGACCTCCAGCAGGTCGGGCCGGCCGACGTCGCCCACGAACAGGAAGTCGCCCGAGAGCATGCCGACCGGTTCCGAGGAGCTGGCTTTGTCCGTCACGAGGAAGACCAGGTGTTCCGGCGTGTGCCCGGGCGTGTGCATCACGGTGAGCACGACCTTGCCCACCCGCACCTCGTCGCCGTCGTGCAGCGCGACCGCGCCCTCTTCCGCGCCGTAGGTGTACTGCCAGTCGGGGCCGCCCTCGGCCGAGAGGTAGAGCGTGCCCCCCGTGCGCGCCGCCAGCTCCCGCGCACCCGACACGAAATCCGCGTGGATGTGGGTCTCGGTGATCGCCACGATCCGAAGCCGTTCGGTCTCCGCCGCGCGGATGTAGACCTCGACGTCGCGGTTGGGGTCAACGACGACGGCCTCCCCCGACTCGGCACACCCGATGAGGAAGCTCGCCTGCGCGATGGACGTGTCGTAGAAGCGGCGGAAGACCATGGCATCTATGATGCCATTTCGTTGGTCGTCTTTCGTCCGTCGCTTGTCGGGCAGAGTGGTGGGCCGATGGGCGACAAACGACCGACGATCAGCGATGCTACCGCCGTAGTTTCGCGTACAGCAGGCTCTCCATCCCGTGCGTGCGCACCATCCCGGTCATCTGGCTTTGCTCGAGCGCTTCGGTGTCGTCGAAGGAGGCGGCGGCTTCGCTGTAGAGCGCCCACTCGCTCTCGCGGCCGACGACCTGCATCCCGCCTTTGAACAGCCGCAGCCGCACCTTGCCGCTGACCCTCTGCTGCACCGAGCCGATGAACGCGTTGAGATCCTCCATGAAGGGATCCCACCACAGCCCCTTGTAGGCAAGGTCGGCCCACTGCTGGTCGACTTGCGCCTTGAAGGCGCGTTCCGCGTGCGTCGTGACCAGCGCCTCCAGGGCCTTGTGGGCCGCGATCAGCAGCACGGCGCCGGGGCACTCGTAGTTCTCGCGCACCTTGAGGCCTAGCAGGCGGTCTTCCATGATGTCCACCCGACCCACGCCGTGGCGTCCCGCAATGTCGTTCGCGGCGGCCACGATGTCGAACGGGATCGGGGTGTCGGACAGGTGCAGCTCGTATTCGTGGCTCGTGATGTCCACCGGCGACCCGTTCTTGAACGTGATTTCGACCGTCTCGGGTGTGTCGGGCGCGTTCTCGAGCGAAGCCGTCCACTGGAAGATCTCCTCCGGCGGCGCATAGCCCGGCTCCTCCAGGCGTCCGCCTTCGATCGAGCGGCCCCAGAGGTTCTCGTCGATCGACCAGATCTTGTCTTTGCTCTGCCCGATGGGCGCGCCCACCTTCTCCGCGTACTCGATCTCCCACGTGCGGGTCAGGTTGCGCTCCCGAACGGGGGCGAGGATCGGGATCTCCGGAGCGAAGAGCCGCAGGCCGAACTCGATACGGAACTGGTCGTTCCCCTTGCCCGTGCACCCGTGCACGAACGCGTCCACGCCGCCGATCTCCTTGGCCTTCTCCGCAGCAGCCTTGGCAATCAAGGGGCGTGCGATCGCGGTGGAAAGCGGATAGCCGAAGTAGTCGGCGTTCGCGTGGATGGCGGGCATGCAGTACGACGCGGCAAATTCCGCCTTGGCGTCAACGACGTGGTGGTTGGTGCCGAGAATCTTTGCGCGCTCGGACGCTTGGGCGATGTCCTCAGCGGGCTGTCCCACGTCGATCGTGACGGTCGAGATCTCCTCGAACCCCTCCTCGCGCATGAGGGGAATGCACACGGTGGTGTCCAAACCGCCGGAGTAAATGATGAGTGCCTTCTTCATTTCGTTAGGTTTCCTTATGATTCCAGTATCCTCTGCAGGAGCGCCTTCTGGGCGTGGAGCCGGTTCTCTGCCTGGTCCATCACGCGGCTCTGCGGGCCGTCGATCACGTCGTCGGTCACCTCGAAGCCGCGGTGCGCCGGCAGACAGTGCAGGAAGATCGCGTCGTCGTCGGCCAGCGAGAAGACGCGCCCGTCCACCCGGTAGGGCTCGAACACTTTGAGGCGGTGCTCCTGCTCGTGCTCGTCGCCCATGGAGATCCACACGTCGGTGTACACGGCCTTTGCGCCGGCCAGTCCCTCCTCGAGGTCGCTGGTCTGCGTCACGCCTTCGATAGGCTCCAGGCGGAAGTTCTCCGGGCCGCAGATCGTGAACGGGTAGCCCAGCTTGCCCGCGAGCTTCGCGAGGCTGCGCGCCACGTTGTTCCCGTCGCCCACGTAGGTGATCTTCACCTTCTCTCCGGGGAAGTTCTCCTGGATCGTCAGCATGTCCGCAAGCGCCTGGCACGGGTGCTCCCACTCGGTGAGCGCGTTGACCACGGGCACGTCGGCAACCTCGGCCATCTCGACGATCTGACGGTGCCAGTACAGCCTGGCCACGATCATGCACGCCCAGCGCGAGAGGTTCGCGGCGATGTCCTTCAGCGCCTCGCGCTCGCCGAGACCGATGTCGGCCTTCGTGAGATAGACGGCGTTGCCACCCAACTCTCGAATGCCGGCTTCGAAGCTCATGCGGGTGCGCAGGGACGGCTTTTCGAACACGAGGGCGACCGTGCGCCCTTCCACGGCGGCGATCGGGCTGGGCGATTCCCGGCGCCGCATCTTGAGATCGGCGGCCAAGGTCAGCACGTCCTGCAGCCGCGACGACGAGAGATCGTCGATCGACAGGACGTCGTGTAGCGGCGTCGGCCGTTCCGTCGCCGCCGCGGCGACCTTGGGCGCGTCGACCCCGAGCACCTCGGCGAGCACCGAGAGGGCGTGCTGCACCTGGTCGGGCCTCAGCACCAGCGGGGGGACGAATCGGAGGGTGTGCTCGTCGGTCGCGTTGAGGATGAGGTGCTTCTCGAAGCACGCCGCCACCACGTCGCGCGCGATCGGCTTCTCCAGCACCGCGGCCAGCATCAGTCCCGCGCCCCGCACCTCGGTGAACGGCAGGGCCTCCAGTCCGGCGCGCAACTGGCCGCCGATTTCGCG comes from the Fimbriimonadaceae bacterium genome and includes:
- a CDS encoding argininosuccinate synthase; translated protein: MKKALIIYSGGLDTTVCIPLMREEGFEEISTVTIDVGQPAEDIAQASERAKILGTNHHVVDAKAEFAASYCMPAIHANADYFGYPLSTAIARPLIAKAAAEKAKEIGGVDAFVHGCTGKGNDQFRIEFGLRLFAPEIPILAPVRERNLTRTWEIEYAEKVGAPIGQSKDKIWSIDENLWGRSIEGGRLEEPGYAPPEEIFQWTASLENAPDTPETVEITFKNGSPVDITSHEYELHLSDTPIPFDIVAAANDIAGRHGVGRVDIMEDRLLGLKVRENYECPGAVLLIAAHKALEALVTTHAERAFKAQVDQQWADLAYKGLWWDPFMEDLNAFIGSVQQRVSGKVRLRLFKGGMQVVGRESEWALYSEAAASFDDTEALEQSQMTGMVRTHGMESLLYAKLRR
- a CDS encoding acetylornithine transaminase, translating into MLKYDTIKHADDESVLPLYNRFPALMVQGAGCSLWDNRGNEYLDLLAGIAVCQLGHCHPAVVSALSRQAQQLIHTSNFLLTAPQAQLAQRLCTLSGMDRVFFTPCGTTALETALKVAKKHGNTKRPDGDYEIVTLHRSFHGRTLGSLSATGQRKYQRPFEPLVPGFRHIDANDAAALRDAVSHKTAAIVLEPIQGEGGVVPLTTAFLQEARRLADQHDALLVLDEIQTGVGRTGTWFHFEQHDIKPDVLVLAKGLGGGVPIGACLMRGKAASVLEKGDHGTTFGGNPLACATALAVLDTIDHQNLLEHTREIGGQLRAGLEALPFTEVRGAGLMLAAVLEKPIARDVVAACFEKHLILNATDEHTLRFVPPLVLRPDQVQHALSVLAEVLGVDAPKVAAAATERPTPLHDVLSIDDLSSSRLQDVLTLAADLKMRRRESPSPIAAVEGRTVALVFEKPSLRTRMSFEAGIRELGGNAVYLTKADIGLGEREALKDIAANLSRWACMIVARLYWHRQIVEMAEVADVPVVNALTEWEHPCQALADMLTIQENFPGEKVKITYVGDGNNVARSLAKLAGKLGYPFTICGPENFRLEPIEGVTQTSDLEEGLAGAKAVYTDVWISMGDEHEQEHRLKVFEPYRVDGRVFSLADDDAIFLHCLPAHRGFEVTDDVIDGPQSRVMDQAENRLHAQKALLQRILES